The Fragaria vesca subsp. vesca linkage group LG2, FraVesHawaii_1.0, whole genome shotgun sequence genome includes a window with the following:
- the LOC101305815 gene encoding uncharacterized protein LOC101305815 has translation MAAVQNSSGGSRRNSNTQLLEELEALSESLYQSHTSTTTTRRTASLVLPRSSVPAIPSRDEIAAAAKVEDNKASSIKPLRRRMSLSPWRSRPTENEHKDRGKGTSSTNQLELKSNVEERSSSNEKKGIWNWKPIRAISHIGMHKISCLFSVEVVTAQGLPASMNGLRLSICVRKKESKDGAVQTMPSRVTQGAADFEETLFFRCHVYCSSSSHGKPMKFEPRPFWIYVFAVDAEELDFGRNSVDLSQLIQESIEKSHEGTRIRQWDKSFRLSGKAKGGELVLKLGFQIMEKDGGVGIYSQAEDLKSAKSKTFSSSFARKQSKTSFSVPSPKLSSREAWTPSQLGQSGHDLHGIDELNLDEPNPVPVSSSTSAQKPKEPEVPKVEDLDLPDFEVVDKGVEFQDKEEEYEKAQPEISLDEKSATSSEVVKEIVQDQVHTTRLTELDSIAQQIKALESMMGEEKIVTKDEETGSQKLEADEETVTKEFLQMLEDEDIINEYKLTQSDIPHLQLEGAEDSAEAESEVFLPDLGKSLGCVVQTRDGGYLAATNPLDTVVARKDTPKLAMQISKPFVLPWDQSMSGFELFQRIAAIGLDELNSQISTLMSMDDLMDKTAEQIAFEGIASAIIQGRNKEGASSSAARTIAAVKTMATAMSAGRKERISTGIWNVNENPLTAEEILAFSMQKIEAMALEALKIQAEMADEEAPFDVSPLVGTTATGGKLQNQPLASSISLEDWIKDHSLVSADDLLQPGGGHTETITLAVVVQLRDPVRRYEAVGGPMIAVIYATRADNTVAVDKYEEVEKRFKVASLHVGGLKVRSRGVKRNAWDSEKQRLTAMQWLVAYGLAKAGKKGKHSVSSKGQDLLWSISSRVMADMWLKYMRNPDVKFTN, from the coding sequence ATGGCTGCAGTACAGAATTCATCAGGTGGCAGCAGGAGGAATTCCAACACTCAACTCCTAGAAGAGCTTGAAGCGCTCAGTGAGTCACTCTACCAATCCCACACGTCCACCACTACCACTCGAAGAACTGCCTCCCTTGTTCTTCCAAGAAGCTCGGTTCCTGCAATCCCATCGAGAGATGAAATTGCTGCCGCCGCTAAAGTGGAGGACAACAAAGCTAGTAGCATTAAACCACTGAGAAGGCGCATGTCATTGTCGCCTTGGCGCTCACGTCCAACTGAAAATGAGCACAAAGATCGAGGCAAGGGGACGAGTAGTACTAATCAGCTGGAGTTGAAGAGTAATGTGGAGGAGAGATCAAGTAGTAATGAGAAAAAAGGTATTTGGAATTGGAAGCCGATTCGTGCTATTTCCCACATTGGAATGCACAAGATCAGCTGCTTGTTTTCAGTAGAGGTTGTCACTGCACAAGGCCTTCCTGCTTCAATGAACGGCCTGCGTCTTTCGATTTGTGTTAGGAAGAAGGAGAGCAAAGACGGAGCAGTTCAGACAATGCCATCAAGGGTCACACAAGGAGCTGCAGATTTCGAAGAGACCCTTTTCTTTAGGTGCCATGTGTATTGTAGTAGTTCTAGCCATGGGAAGCCAATGAAGTTTGAGCCACGGCCCTTTTGGATATATGTGTTTGCAGTTGATGCTGAGGAGCTTGATTTTGGGAGAAATTCTGTGGATTTGAGTCAGCTGATTCAGGAGTCCATTGAGAAGAGCCATGAAGGTACAAGAATTCGCCAGTGGGATAAGAGTTTTAGGTTGTCAGGGAAGGCAAAAGGTGGAGAGCTTGTTCTGAAGTTGGGGTTTCAGATTATGGAGAAAGATGGAGGAGTTGGAATCTATAGTCAAGCTGAGGATCTGAAGAGTGCTAAATCCAAGACATTCTCATCTTCTTTTGCAAGGAAGCAGTCAAAGACTTCTTTTAGTGTGCCTAGTCCAAAACTATCAAGCAGAGAAGCATGGACTCCTTCACAGTTAGGACAATCTGGTCATGATCTTCATGGAATCGATGAGCTGAATCTCGATGAGCCAAACCCGGTTCCAGTATCTTCTTCTACTTCAGCACAGAAGCCAAAAGAACCAGAAGTACCGAAGGTAGAGGATCTTGATCTTCCAGACTTCGAAGTAGTGGATAAGGGAGTGGAATTCCAAGACAAGGAAGAAGAATATGAGAAAGCACAACCAGAAATATCCCTTGATGAAAAATCAGCAACATCAAGCGAGGTTGTCAAGGAAATTGTGCAAGACCAGGTGCATACGACAAGATTGACAGAGCTGGATTCAATTGCTCAGCAGATTAAAGCTCTTGAATCTATGATGGGGGAAGAAAAAATTGTCACCAAAGACGAAGAAACTGGATCACAGAAATTGGAGGCAGATGAAGAGACAGTTACCAAGGAGTTCCTTCAGATGCTTGAGGATGAGGATATCATAAATGAGTATAAGCTCACTCAAAGTGATATTCCACACCTACAGCTTGAAGGAGCTGAGGATTCTGCAGAGGCTGAATCTGAAGTATTCCTACCTGATCTAGGAAAGAGCTTAGGCTGTGTGGTTCAAACCAGAGATGGAGGTTACTTGGCAGCCACGAATCCTCTGGATACTGTGGTAGCAAGGAAAGATACACCGAAACTTGCCATGCAAATATCGAAACCATTTGTCTTGCCATGGGACCAGTCCATGAGTGGTTTCGAATTGTTTCAAAGGATTGCAGCCATTGGACTTGATGAACTGAATTCCCAAATTTCGACTTTGATGAGCATGGATGACCTGATGGATAAAACTGCAGAACAGATAGCTTTCGAGGGCATTGCTTCTGCAATCATCCAAGGAAGGAACAAAGAAGGTGCAAGCTCGAGTGCAGCACGAACCATTGCTGCGGTGAAAACCATGGCAACTGCAATGAGTGCAGGTAGGAAAGAAAGGATTTCCACAGGGATTTGGAATGTGAATGAGAACCCGTTAACAGCAGAGGAGATTCTTGCATTCTCAATGCAGAAAATTGAGGCCATGGCTCTTGAAGCTTTGAAGATTCAGGCTGAAATGGCAGATGAAGAAGCCCCATTTGATGTTTCACCATTGGTTGGCACCACAGCAACTGGAGGAAAACTTCAAAACCAACCACTTGCTTCTTCTATATCGCTTGAGGACTGGATCAAAGACCACAGCTTAGTCAGTGCAGATGACTTGTTACAACCAGGTGGCGGTCATACCGAGACAATCACACTGGCAGTGGTTGTTCAGCTGAGGGATCCGGTAAGGCGGTATGAGGCTGTAGGAGGCCCAATGATTGCAGTTATCTACGCAACAAGAGCTGATAACACCGTTGCGGTGGACAAGTATGAAGAGGTGGAGAAAAGATTCAAAGTGGCGAGTTTGCATGTAGGAGGGTTAAAGGTGAGGTCCAGAGGCGTTAAGAGAAATGCTTGGGATAGTGAGAAGCAGAGACTAACTGCAATGCAGTGGCTGGTGGCCTATGGATTGGCAAAGGCAGGGAAGAAAGGCAAACACAGTGTGTCATCGAAAGGTCAAGATCTGTTATGGAGCATTTCATCTAGAGTAATGGCTGATATGTGGCTCAAATACATGAGAAACCCAGATGTAAAGTTTACCAATTGA
- the LOC101304638 gene encoding small glutamine-rich tetratricopeptide repeat-containing protein-like encodes MAPPLTTDSPLSRRIVRSFLDFLSSVEPGAGVNGEGIQIARECLEEAFKLNTSLPADDNHRIKPGSLVEMFSSLEKNKGQENVTCHGQGSVAVPSASAAQDATGANVSKALKSLGQDSTGKQNELGESKDALFGRFFSALETARYFMPLPDGSDDPVKLEKATQVFHDALNEMERSGCEEFSPKFLAETLKSQGNKAMQSKLYTKAIELYDCAIALCENNAVYHCNRAAAYTQIHKYAEAIRDCLVSIEIDPNYSKAYSRLGLAFYAVGSYREAIDQGFKMALQLDPNNEAVKENIRMAEQKLIEQQQRSRSHQNTSSFSFSSSNGSASEHHNQSTGGSRSQGAPPPFGSMPFNTGSGTADFANMFMNMAGNAYQGQHSQDSQGDHHSSNGNGDDEPEIRVDGNVNVDFGEMPAELSGALRSVMQMLSGVASNGNAHDTPNEGPTRPN; translated from the exons TTGAACCGGGTGCTGGTGTTAATGGTGAGGGTATTCAGATTGCGAGGGAATGCCTGGAGGAGGCTTTCAAGCTCAACACTTCTCTTCCTGCTGATGATAATCATCGGATTAAACCCGGCTCGTTAGTTGAAATGTTCAGCTCACTGGAGAAGAACAAGGGGCAGGAGAATGTGACGTGTCATGGTCAGGGGTCAGTGGCAGTTCCTAGTGCATCAGCTGCTCAGGATGCCACTGGTGCCAATGTTTCAAAGGCATTGAAATCTCTG GGTCAGGATTCGACGGGTAAACAAAATGAATTAG GGGAGTCCAAAGATGCTCTGTTTGGGCGATTCTTTTCTGCACTTGAGACAGCTCGTTACTTTATGCCCTTGCCAGATGGCAGTGATGATCCAGTGAAATTAGAGAAAGCAACTCAAGTTTTCCATGATGCTTTAAAT GAGATGGAAAGATCTGGATGTGAGGAATTCAGTCCTAAATTCTTGGCTGAGACCTTGAAATCCCAAG GTAATAAGGCCATGCAATCAAAGCTGTATACCAAGGCAATTGAGTTGTATGACTGTGCTATTGCGCTTTGTGAAAATAATGCTGTTTACCACTGTAACAG GGCAGCTGCTTACACTCAGATACACAAATATGCTGAAGCAATCAGAGATTGTCTTGTATCTATAGAGATCGACCCAAACTACAGCAAGGCATATAGTCGTCTGGGATTAGCTTTTTATGCAGTAGGTAGCTACCGTGAGGCTATTGATCAGGGATTTAAGATGG CCTTGCAATTGGATCCAAATAATGAAGCTGTCAAAGAAAATATTCGG ATGGCTGAGCAGAAATTGATAGAGCAGCAACAACGATCAAGATCCCATCAG AACACAAGTTCATTTTCCTTCAGTAGTAGCAATGGTTCAGCTTCAGAACACCACAATCAATCTACAGGTGGGTCAAGAAGCCAGGGTGCACCTCCTCCGTTTGGTTCTATGCCATTCAATACAGGTTCTGGTACTGCTGATTTTGCAAATATGTTTATGAACATGGCTGGAAATGCATACCAAGGACAGCATTCTCAAGATAGCCAAGGTGATCACCATAGCAGCAATGGTAATGGAGATGATGAACCGGAAATAAGGGTTGATGGCAACGTGAATGTTGATTTTGGAGAAATGCCTGCAGAACTATCAGGAGCTCTAAGATCTGTGATGCAAATGTTGTCTGGGGTAGCATCCAATGGAAATGCGCATGATACCCCAAACGAAGGACCAACAAGACCAAACTAA
- the LOC101305527 gene encoding uncharacterized protein LOC101305527, giving the protein MNMNNGNREPDHSFCYFHPKEVVVGVCSLCLTERLLILAAKKGHRRTTQSFTHRPITLPKIFAFSSFLNRKPDYLDHEASTSQEDSFISIKFEENGVASWEKNKVSKVSLDHCNMPWNHTFSKDSKEAKETKSVIEHGKSHTPLRWRKRIGHLFQFNRWKRSNKGSVCHVSNKVEGVKVRKGWIRSLTKRRGSME; this is encoded by the exons ATGAACATGAACAATGGCAACAGAGAACCAGACCACTCGTTTTGCTATTTCCACCCCAAAGAGGTCGTTGTTGGGGTCTGTTCACTCTGCTTGACTGAGAGGCTCCTCATCTTGGCTGCCAAAAAAGGCCACCGCAGAACCACCCAGAGCTTCACTCACAGACCCATTACTCTTCCAAAGATCTTCGCTTTCAGCTCTTTCCTCAATCGCAAGCCAGATTACTTGGATCATGAAGCTTCCACCAGCCAAGAAG ATTCATTCATATCAATCAAGTTTGAAGAGAATGGAGTTGCCTCGTGGGAGAAGAACAAGGTTTCCAAAGTGTCCTTGGACCATTGCAACATGCCCTGGAATCACACCTTTAGCAAAGACTCCAAGGAGGCCAAGGAGACCAAGAGTGTGATAGAGCATGGGAAATCTCATACTCCACTCAGGTGGCGAAAGCGGATCGGACATCTCTTCCAGTTCAATAGATGGAAGAGATCCAACAAGGGCAGTGTGTGCCATGTGAGTAACAAGGTAGAAGGAGTCAAGGTAAGGAAGGGCTGGATAAGAAGTCTGACAAAGAGGAGAGGGTCCATGGAATAA
- the LOC101305233 gene encoding long chain acyl-CoA synthetase 9, chloroplastic-like: MVPTYVVGALVPLVITLLLQKSKKEKKRGLLVDVGGEPGYAIRNHHSSSPVESAWEGISTLAELFEQSCGRFEKKFFLGTRVLVGRELEVTKDGKSFEKLHLGDYEWLTYGKAFEVVCNFASGLSQIGHKKEERVAIFADTREEWFLALQGCFRRNVTVVTIYASLGEEALCHSLNETEVTTVICGHKELEKLVAISGQLDTVKHIICMDDDIPSSASSVESRWRINTFADVEQLGQENPVDPDLPLPADIAVIMYTSGSTGLPKGVMMTHANVLAVTSAVMTIVPGIGTKDIYMAYLPLAHILELAAENVMVAAGSAIGYGSPLTLTDTSSKIKKGTKGDATALLPTLLTAVPAILDRVRDGVLNKVNAKGGLSKKLFELAYARRLSAVNGSWFGAWGLERILWDFLVFRKVRAILGGRIRYMLSGGAPLSGDTQRFINICIGTSIGQGYGLTETCAGGTFSEFGDTSVGRVGAPLPCSFIKLIDWPEGGYLISDSPMPRGEIVIGGPNVTVGYFKNEEKTKESYKVDERGMRWFYTGDIGQIHADGCLEIIDRRKDIVKLQHGEYVSLGKVEAALSVCRYIDNIMVHADPFHSYCVALVVASRTTVEDWAAKQGITFSDFSDLCEKEETRKEVQESLLKEAKKARLQKFEIPAKIKLLCEPWTPESGLVTSALKLKRDVIRKAFSEDLSKLYA, encoded by the exons ATGGTTCCTACCTATGTTGTTGGTGCACTGGTTCCGCTTGTGATAACGCTTCTGCTTCAGAAGTCAAAAAAGGAGAAGAAACGGGGTTTGCTCGTTGATGTTGGTGGGGAGCCTGGCTATGCAATCCGAAACCATCATTCTAGCTCCCCCGTGGAATCAGCCTGGGAAGGGATTTCAACTCTTGCTGAGCTTTTTGAGCAGTCGTGTGGGCGTTTCGAAAAGAAATTTTTCCTTGGAACCCGGGTATTGGTGGGGAGGGAGCTGGAAGTTACAAAGGATGGGAAATCCTTTGAGAAGCTTCATTTGGGAGACTATGAGTGGTTAACTTATGGGAAAGCGTTTGAAGTTGTGTGCAACTTTGCTTCTGGTTTGAGTCAAATTGGACATAAAAAGGAAGAAAGAGTAGCAATCTTTGCTGACACTAGAGAAGAGTGGTTCCTTGCATTGCAG GGTTGTTTCAGGCGCAACGTCACTGTTGTTACTATATATGCATCTCTTGGGGAGGAGGCTCTATGTCACTCATTAAATGAG ACAGAAGTTACAACTGTGATTTGTGGGCACAAAGAACTGGAGAAACTTGTAGCCATAAGTGGACAACTTGACACAGTGAAGCACATCATATGTATGGATGATGATATCCCATCTAGTGCTTCGTCTGTTGAGAGCAGGTGGAGAATCAATACATTCGCAGATGTTGAGCAACTTGGACAAGAAAACCCTGTTGATCCTGATTTACCTCTTCCTGCAGATATTGCTGTCATTATGTATACAAGTGGAAGTACAGGATTGCCCAAG GGTGTAATGATGACACATGCCAATGTCCTAGCTGTTACTTCAGCTGTCATGACCATTGTCCCTGGCATTGGAACTAAGGATATCTATATGGCATATCTTCCCCTTGCTCATATCCTGGAATTAGCAGCAGAG AATGTAATGGTTGCTGCGGGAAGTGCTATAGGGTATGGATCTCCCTTGACTCTTACAGATACGTCAAGTAAAATAAAGAAGGGAACAAAGGGGGATGCAACTGCCCTTTTGCCAACTTTATTGACAGCTGTTCCGGCAATTCTTGATCGTGTTCGAGATGGGGTGCTCAATAAG GTGAATGCAAAAGGTGGCCTATCCAAGAAATTGTTTGAGTTGGCATATGCTCGTAGGTTGTCTGCTGTGAATGGCAGCTGGTTTGGGGCTTGGGGCCTGGAAAGGATTCTGTGGGACTTTCTTGTGTTTAGAAAGGTCCGTGCAATTCTAGGAGGTCGTATCCGTTACATGTTATCTGGTGGTGCTCCTCTTTCTGGTGATACTCAAAGATTCATCAACATTTGCATTGG AACTTCAATTGGTCAAGGTTATGGTCTCACAGAAACTTGCGCTGGTGGAACATTCTCAGAGTTTGGTGATACCTCTGTTGGTCGTGTTGGAGCTCCACTTCCCTGCTCATTTATCAAG TTAATTGATTGGCCTGAAGGAGGATATCTGATTAGTGATTCCCCAATGCCTCGTGGAGAGATAGTCATTGGTGGTCCAAATGTTACAGTCGGTTATTTCAAAAATGAAGAGAAAACGAAGGAATCATACAAG GTTGACGAGAGAGGAATGAGGTGGTTTTATACAGGTGATATTGGGCAAATCCATGCTGATGGTTGCCTTGAGATAATTGACCGTAGGAAAGATATAGTGAAGCTTCAACATGGGGAGTATGTCTCCTTAGGAAAG GTAGAGGCTGCTCTTTCAGTGTGCCGCTATATTGACAATATCATGGTGCATGCTGATCCTTTTCATAGTTACTGCGTGGCTCTTGTGGTTGCTTCTCGAACCACAGTGGAAGATTGGGCTGCAAAGCAAGGGATTACTTTTAGTGATTTTTCAGACTTGTGTGAGAAAGAAGAAACCAGAAAAGAAGTACAAGAATCACTGTTAAAG GAAGCAAAGAAGGCGCGTTTGCAGAAGTTTGAGATCCCTGCAAAAATCAAATTGCTTTGCGAACCATGGACTCCTGAAAGTGGCCTGGTCACCTCAGCTCTCAAGCTCAAGAGAGATGTCATCCGGAAGGCTTTCTCTGAAGACCTCTCCAAGTTATATGCTTGA